The following DNA comes from Rhineura floridana isolate rRhiFlo1 chromosome 18, rRhiFlo1.hap2, whole genome shotgun sequence.
cccactgaaatcaaagagcATTAAtatatgtctattaatttcagtagtcttgagtttaataataataataataataataataaataccacattgagcttcttggaggaaatacaggatataaatgaaacaataaatttaaaaaaatcaatgtcATGCcattcaatttcaatgggtctactctaagtataaTTGGATAAAGTTAGATTATGCTTTTTAaagtatccagctaagtcatacccacagagccccactgaaatcaatgggcatgactaacttaagttcactgatgtcaatgggttgcatccaacatcaGAGTAGACTCAATGAAATTGATTGACTTGACTAACCCATTAAttgcaatggatctactctgagtaaaacttagttacATTCAACCCAGTTGGTCTATTTTGAGTATGACTTAATTGGatctatattgttgttgttgttgttgttgacttgAGCCTGCTGTTGTTGTTACAGTGCCATCCCTGTAGGCAGCGGCGGCTGGTTCCCTTTGGAACTGGTGAGGCGGAAGGCCGGAagacccaacagtaggtggagccagagccaatgacggaCAGAGCCAACTCATGCTAGCTttgtccctgccctcctcctcccttcttagttctgcaagggcaacactgactgaagaggaggaagctggcaggcagggccaccccctgggctggatGTGAGTAAGAAGTCAGGCAGGTGGGGGcctgctgaggctggtggggcagcgcCCCGTTTGGCCAAATGGACAAGCCTCCACTGCCTGCAAGTACATGAACACATCATCATAGGCACAAGACCACGCGTCCTTCCCCCAGCAGTCCATCCAGTTGTACAGGGTAGCCCtcaccatgcctactcagaggtaagccctgttgaactcagtgggtgcTTGCTCCCAGTTAAGACTGCAGCCTTGGAGAGGGGGTGGCCGTGGCCCAATGCAATGGTGAAGAAAAGTGAAACGAAGGccagataggtaggtaggtaggtagatagatagatagatagatagatagatagatagatagatagatagatagatagatagatagatagatagatggatggatggatttgtAATGAAGTCATGTGGTTGTCTGCAATGTTTGCACACCTCTACCTGTTGTGGTTCCAAGGAGGCTGGGAAAATCAGTGTGTACACCTTGATACAACCATAGGAGACCGCAGCCAAAGGAGGGGCTGttgtgttggggggagagtgtgaaggggtggagagagagagagagagagagagagagagagagagcaggaacCCTTACAATTGCAGATATGAGAGAGGGAATGAAATGGAACTCTGGCAAGCGTGCACAGccatatctaggtatcctccatTGCTTTCTCCTTCACCCACCCTTCTGCAAACAGTATTCATGGGTTCTGCTGTTCAGACGTTATTCATATCCCACTGTACTAGAAACCTGTATGCATGTAGGTAGGTGGGTGAGTGGGTAGATGGGGGGGTGTTGAAAGTCCTTTTTGATTATCTCGTATGGTATCTGGAGCCCTctggcaaattatttatttatttatgcattcctTAATTGTGGCCGACTTTACGGCTCATTTCTTCCCAGTGGGTTGCTTTCTCTACCCAAAgttggcccgctgcaatgaacgAGCCTGTGTTAGTCATGCTTGTTGCTTTccatggggctactctgagtaggaccagcaatGGATAGGGGCTGAAGCCACATCCCAGATCTAAGTAGTTGGGGGCAGGctagccaccaccaccatcatcattttattgtatttgactaaaaGCCATTACAAACCAGGCTAGCCACCACAGATAAGGTTTCTAAAACAGGGGAAAGGTGGTTCTTTCATCACAGGAGAACCAATAATTTTGCTACGGGGTTgacaatgagatccttgttaatgtctcctcccagaacaacagatgtccctaggagccaatcagcacaaaaggggaggcTGTATGTTAGCTGCTGATAAGAgttttcttagtggctgactcacctcctttcactcggatgggctccaatcagcaggaaaggacaaggaagcaggttagaagactcttctcagtggttaacacattcccctttcatgctgattggctcataaaatgctggagacatagggaccctgctccccaaaaaataaggggtctaagaccccctgagaccctggatgactacacccctgagaaGAACTGAGAATCAACCAATCTTAGGAGGTGGCAGCAGGCAGGACACACAAATGGTGGctcttcacacatacacacacaaattaaattgtggaactcactgccagATGATCTTAGGCTAGCTTCAAAACCTAGAAAGAGAACAAGAAAAAGCTACAGAGGAGAGAGGACCATCGAAGGCTCAAGATGGAGCCTCCACCTTCAAAGACAGTCTATCTTTGACTACCCAATTCCAGGGGTAAAGAACAGGGGCTGGGGTCTATCATTTTTCTGGCCCttttgtgagcttcccaggggcatctgcttAGCGACAGGACACTGGACTTCTACCTGGGCAATTCCCAATTTTCCTGGGTAAAAACAGGTAGTGAAATCATGTCATTAAAACTctaccccctccccccctccaggtAAACTGGCATTTAAATTAAAAACACCGGATTGTGCATGGGAGCAAGCTCTCGAAGACATTCTCTTACAATCCAGTGAGTAGTTCATGATCCCAATTATTCATTATCAGAAAGTCTGGGAGGTGGGCGTGTGTTTGGGGTGGTGATTTCTTTCGAACACAGAGACCCCAAAAGCCCTCTCTGAGTTCAGATCAAGATGGAAGGGCCTCTCCACCCACGAAAGCAGATCCACGCCAGATCCGAGGCGGCTCTCTCTTCACCCTCCCCTATGTTCAGCGTTGCCTTGGTTATAGATAATTGATCTGTGCGGCCATTTGTAAAATGAAGGAGCTATCCTATTGATCTGCCTGGAAGGGAGatcaggagaggaggggggattgATGGGGGGGAGAGGTCAGCCAGAGCAGCTGATTTTGACCTATTCAGCAACAACATCCACGCCTGGAGAGGGGGGGGTTGGGGAAAAAGGGAGCAATGCACGTGTAATGAATACTGGCCCCCAACCTTGCCTCTTACATTCATAGGAGGGAGGGATGAAAAAAGGGTgcaatgaaatatatatataggcTGATGGGGACTGGAAAGACTAACAGCATAGGAAGGGAAATCAGCCAAGAGATCTGGATTGAGGGAGGAGTGAAGTGGGGGCTGTTGAGAGAAGGAGGGACTGGGGTGTAGAACTTCCGGGTCTTGGTGGGTCTtggaccccttacctttttggggagcaaggtcccaacagggtcccctacatctccagcatcccacaagccaatcagcatgaaaggggagtgtgttggccactgaggagagtcttctcacaGGCATCCCTTCCTGCTGTTTGGGGCCACTTGGagtgaaaggggagtatgttagcccctgaggagagtcttctcacctGCATCCTTTTCTGCTGTTTGGGGCCAccctgagtgaaaggaggtgagccagctgctgagaagactcctctcagcagctaacacactcccctttcatgctcattggctcctagggacctctgctgttgtgggagaaggcattaacaagggcaTAGAGGCAGAAAGCAGTCTTCAAGCCCAGCCAGATTATTCTACAGTCTTACAAGGTTGTAAGATCTTAGAAGGCGAGGCGGCTGGGACTCTCCTGAAGGGATCCTGCgcttctgaacttgccaccaagctcctgaggaaggaaagaCTAGCTAGGAAAGGAAAGGTCATCTCCCAAGGGCTCCCAACCTTTGAACTTTTCCCTTCTGGCTCAGCCCATGGCATCGATCACCCGGAGAATCCAGGACAGGCCCCACACAGCccccgaggcaggggctggggGGGCGGAGGTAGCTTTGGAAGGGGGCGGGAAGAGAGGTCTGTCCCCGGCGCACATGCCACAAACTTCAAGGGCTGCGTAGGCTTGAGgagcgcacgcacacacaaggGGTGGCCCAGAgctggcctgcctgccttctgcacTACACCGAGCCGCCCACCCGCCCGCCCGGCATCGGAAGCAAGGCACTGGGGCAAGCGGCTTTCTGGGCTGATTCCGGAGGGCTCCTCTCCACCATCCTGACTGTCTTGGAAGGAGGGGCATCCAAATCAGCCTTCTGTCTTCCTCAGAAGCCACCCATGGCCTGCATTGGCGAAAatgcattttttggggggaaggaccACACAGGTATACAGATAGCCCCCCCAAGCACTGGTTGGGGGTTTTTTTAATAGGGGAAGGAATGTCCCTCCTTCAGACACATGTCCAAACCTTGCCCGGGAGGGGGACGCGTGTTAAGGGAGAAAGCTGGTTTTCACGACCCTTAAAGCCCTTCCCTGTCTTGCTGGCAGGATCCTCTTCTTCTGCAGAACGGTCATCGGGGCACCATTCTGTTCCCCTCTTAACCACAGATATTACAATGCAGAGGTTCCCTCTCTCTCCACCATTAAAAGTTATTAATCTATCCctccattttaatattttaaaaaatgaatccaaAATCCACAACGGTTCAGaacctcattcattcattcatttgcatcctttcatgtattttttttaaaagaagaccaGGGCGGTTTTGTTGCTGTCGTCGCAAATCCAGAGAAAGTTGCTCTCCGTGGTGCTCTGAGCGAAAGACTCCCACCGATTGCACAGAGGAAGTCCGCGCAAATGAATGGGCCTAAatcagccagtgtggcatagtggttagagtgttggactgcgacctgggagaccaggatttgaatccccacacagccatgaagctcactgggtgaccttgggccagtcactgcctctcagcctcagaggaaggcaatgggaaaccatctctgaatacctcttaccatgaaaaaccctgttcatagggtcaccataagtcgggatcgacttgaaggcagtccatttccatttttcaaatcaGCCAGGTCCCttcatttcactgggtctactcagggagtagaaaaagaggaaggccaaacaagagatggattgattccataaaggaagccacagacctgaacttacaagatctggacagggtggttcacgacagatgcaattggaggtcgttgattcatagggtcgccataagtcgtgatcgacttgaaggcacataacaacaaactcggAAGAGGGCTGACGTTGCCCGCAATCCCCAGGCCACAAATAAAAGGAAGAGGATCTCCAAGTCAAAACTGAAGTAAAATTGATACACAGAATAGATcccctgaaatgaatgggcatgatTACCTTCAATCCCACCAATCTCAGTAGGTTTGAGTAGATCTTAGATTcagcctattgaaatgaatggacctgggTCTACTCTAGGATTAACACTgagtacattattattattattattgttattgttattattattattattattattattattacccgacCTTCACCCTAAGGCTCCACAGAGGATTAcagtttaaagataaaatacTTAAATCAGTTGAAAGAAAATGGCCTTTTAAAGacaaaggcacacacacacatacttttccTTCTGTGACACGGATTTATCAAGGACTGGCATGTAAACAAAACGCAGTTAGTCCCAACTGCCATGATGGCGTATCATCggtacacacacacagatctcTGTTCACAAGCGTCAAACCAGACAGGTAGAGGCTGCCGACTGAATCGGGCCAGAGCTGGGCTTGGGGCTTCATTTATTAATAGGGCCAATTAAGAGATCAATCCGTTTGAAAGCGGCGGGGGTTTAACCTCCTGACgcgagatagatagatagatagatagatagatagatagatagatagatagatagatagatagatagatagatagatagatagatagatagatagatagatagatagatagatagatagatagatagatagatagatagatattcagaatatatatatatggagagaaGGAAGATgacaaagacagacagacagacagacagacagacagacagacagacagacagacagacagacagacagatagatagatagatagatagatagatagatagatagatagatagatagatagatagatagatagatagatagatagatagatagatagatattcagAATATGTATATATGGAGagaagatagacagacagacagacagacagatagatagatagaagcaGCGCACAGATGCAAGAGaacttgaattaaaaaaaaggaaaacgagattccccccctcccctctgtaCCAGGCggtgcacacaccatacattcaaagcgcATTTAAATCACGTTTCCCCCGCCGCCGCCCTCCTCCCGAATCCTGAGAATTATAGTTTGGTAAAGGTGCTGGGGGATTGCATCTCTGTGAtggttaaactacagttcccaggtttgcgctttaaatgtatgttgtggtgCAGCTATATATATACTTGCTCCGGCGCACAGACACTGTAATGGAAGCATGTCACTTCGTTCAGTCCTCGCCACCATTGTGGATTTTGGACTGTAAGTTCCCCGCAGGCAGAGACTCGTCTCCTCtctcacccccccttttttttcaccTCCCGCTCCTGCTTATAAAGTTGTCAGTCCCGCCATCCCTCTCGGGCATGGTATTCACTGCGCGCCCGCCCATCTGCATGAACCGCGTTGCGCGCCCATTTGCGTCCTAAAGAGGCAGAAACTTACCTCCCCAACTcattcctgctcagagtagacccggcGAAATTAAAACTAGCCGTGGGCCTTCCTTTCAATGGGCTGCATCCCCTGTCAGtcatgctcagagcagacccgttGAAGCTGACGGACacgactaatttaggtccattgagTTGAGTAGGTCTACTCTGCGTAGGAGCTGGAGACAATGGCACGAGCGCGCGCGCGCACGTCGTGTGTGACATCTCGGTTTAAGGAGATCGCCGACCATACCTCGGTCCTTGAGGATAACCCCTGGATTCTGCTTTTGGAAGTGAGATTTTGTGAGTGTgcgtgtgaatgtgtgtgtgtgcctgccccGCTAGGTGCATCATCAGTCACAGGATACAAGATCATCAGTCACAGGATACAAGATGACAGCTGCGATCCTGCGCCCACTTACCCGGGAGTAAGGCCCATTCAATCCCATGGGGCTTACTCGTGAGTATACACGGGTAGGATTGCCCCCAAAGACGCCGCGCACAGGAATCAGGCCTTTTCATAGACAGAGATAAGCGGATGATAGGCGCGGGTGGCGACGATGATTGAATAATCATCGATCGCGCACGGACGCACggacgcacgcacacacacacacacacacacacacacacggtgtgcgcctctttctctctcccctccttctctctctctcgctctttcCACACGTCTATACCTAGAAGGCCATCGCTTCCCATCTGGACATGCGACAGTTACGGAACGTGTGAACACAGACCCCCGACCCGGGGAAAGCCTTGCGTCTTGAGGCGAAACGAAATTTCCatcggggggagggaagggctgaGGTCACCCCGCTCCAGGACTCACCCTCGCCGCCGCGCCCGCAAGCCACTGCCTCAGAGGGCCGTGTGAATCAGCCGCCGCGCTCCCTGACACGCGTGTCGCTCAGCTTCCCATCTCCTCACTGCTCTTGGGGAAAGCGGGGGAGGTTCAACGGTTGCCCGGCTTTCTCCAGacactttcccccttttttttccgtTCTCcattgtctcccccccccttctcttatAACTTTCTCCGCCTCCAGCCTCCGGGGTCGCATTCTGACGACCGGTTGGCCAGGCGCGCCTCAAACCAGAGTCCCCAGGCGGTCACACTTCCAGCTTCCCTCTCCCCCGCTCTCTTTCCACGCCCCCCCAGCCCTCTCCAGCCACCGCCGCTCCACGCCTAAGCTTCTAGTCCCCAAGGGTAGCACCTACCCGCCAGCCTCAAGGCAGACATCCGCTGGAACTCGGGCTCCTGAAGCCATTTCCACATCCTCCGGAAGGTCTCCCGCCCGGACTTGAGCTTACTCCACGGCTTGGGGTTCCTCAGCAGGTCGGAGAGGGTCCCCTGCGAGCGGCACAAGATCCGCTGGGCGAAGATGGCCTGCGGGATGCTGTAGCGCTTCAGCTCGGCCGTGATCCGCTGGGCCACCTCCTTGGTGTTGATCTCCTCCACTTGCCCGGAGCCGCCGGCTTGGGAGCCCGGGGCCGAGGAGGCTTGCCGCTCCCGCTCGCCCAGGAGGGCGCCGTTTCCTTGGCCGCCGTGCGGGTGCCCGCCGTGGGGGTGCATGCCGTTGAGGGTGGGCATCATCCCGGAGCCCGGAGCCCCCAAGCCCCGGGCCAGGTGCTCCTCGCTCCTGGAGAGCATGTGCGGGTCGAAGCCGTTGGGGGAGAGGAGTTTGTCGCCGGCCAGGTGGGCCCCGGGCCCGTAGGGGGCCAGGGACTGCTGCCCGTTGTGGAGGCTCAAGCCGTTCGGGAGAGGCGAGAGGGGCTGCCCCATGGAGGGCATGTCCTTGGAATAGTGGCCGTAGAGGTTGCCCATGGAGGCGGCCAGGCTCCGCTCTTCGCGCATGAGGGCGAAGCCGCCGCCGACGTTCCCGGACAGCCGCTGgtgcgggtggtggtggtggtgatggtggtggtggtggtgcgggTGGTGGTGGAACTTCTCCGAGACGGTGGAGATGGGCGGCAGGTGCTGCAGGGGGGTGAGGGTGGTGTAGGTGCTGACCCCAGAGGGCGACTCGCAGGCCATGCTCATGGCCGGGTGGAGCGGGGCGCCTAGGCTGTGCTCGGGACGGTAGTCGCCCGCCCCGTCCAGGATGGAAGCCATGCTGGAGACCATGGCCGGGCGGCCGTGAGAGGAGACCAAGTTGCGGTGAGCcgacggggggggagggggaggaggcggagGGGGAGGCGGGGGAGGCTGCCTGGCGTGCGCCCCGGCGGGGCTCAAGAGCTCCCCGGCCTGGTGGAGGTTGCCGAGCCCGTCGAGGCTCAACTCCATCGCTCGCTCGGTCTCCCCGGGCCAGGCGATCCGtccccgcctcctcctcctccccctcccccgcctcctcccccgcctcctcctccgcctcctctgtccccccctcctcctcctcaatccaGATCCATCTCAAGAGATCGCCATCGGGATCTCTCGGGAGGCGCGCAAAGGGAGTAGCTGGGCGCGCAGGGGCGGCGGCGGCCGGTCCCGCTCCTGCCGAAAGCGGCGGGGATGGGCGCTCGGCTGGGCTTGGCTCTGCTTCTTTCTCTCGGTGCACCTCGGTGTGGCTCTGgctttcctcctcctccgttCCCCGTGGCTGCGAATCGCGCGGCTCGCCTCCTCGGCTCAGCCTCCCTCTCGCCTTGACGTCACGGCTCCCAGCTCCGGTCTGTCCCCCCCGACTCTCCACAACCCCAACTGCACACGCCCGCACCCGCACCCAGCCGAGCGCGACCCGCTCGCCCTGCTCCTCAGGAGCGCCCGCCTGCCAGCCCCGGGGGCCGGCCTGGCGCAGGGCACTGGAACGCCTCTGCCGGGCGCGCAGGTGGCTCTCCCTCTCTCCGGGCGAGGCGTCCACCAGCGAAGAGGATGCCCCCTGGCCCTTTGCTTCGGGTTCTTGCGCACACACGCGGCAGGGACAAGGCGAGCGTTGGAGAGGGGGCTGGAAGGGAAGGACGGGGGAGGCAGAGGGGCTGGCGGCGGGGGTCAGCGAGGAGAGCGAGAGAGAAATCAATTGCGGCGGGAGGCTGAGCGAGGGAGTTTGAAAGAGGGAGAGTGTGTGAATCTGCGCggtggaaggagagggagggaggggaaggagagggagagtgtGCGGGGGTGagatggggaaggaaggaaggagggagggagggagggagggaggaaaattaggaaaggggggagggagggaggaaaattaggaaggaaggaaggaaggaaaattaggaaggaagggagggaggaagggagggagggaggaaggaaggaagattaggatggatggatggaaggaaggaaggaaggaaggaaggaaggaaggaaggaaggaaggaaggaaggaaggaaggaaggaaggaaggagaaaaagagggagggagggaggagaaaaaatAGGATGGAAGGAGAGAAATTAGGAAGGATGGAAGAAGAAaagcaggaagggagggaggtgggaaaagatgagggagagaaaagagagaaaagaagggaggaaatagagagaaaaggaagggggagaatggcagaaaaggggaagggaggaaagcACGAAAGGAAGGACGAGGGAGGAAGGCTGAGGACTGAGTGTGTATTCTGGGACAGGAGAGCGGCGCTGTGGGGCAGGCGCCCCCttcaccgccgccgccgccgccgccaccgccaccgcccCGCCTTCCCCCTCTCACTGTATCGGCGAGCCATCCATCACGGCACTCCATCGGCCCTAATCGCTGCCTCCATCTATCACGGGCGTTTCTGCTCTCTCCCCCGATCCATCCGCGCAGGGGAGGCTCTCGGAGGGCGCTCGCGGACCCGGGGAAGGGCGGGAGGGCTAACCCACCCCCGCCAAGAAAGCTGCCTGCTTCGCCTGCCTTTGTGGGGATCCTCCTGCCagtttccctctctccccccttccccgtCTAGTTTCTCCCTTTGTGGACCCCGCCACACACCCCGCTTCCCCGCCATTGGAGATGAGTTGGGGGCGCAATGCTAGTTGCCCCAGCTCATAGGatatgggggaagggagaggagagactcTGCCTTGGACCAGGGGCGCTGACTTTCCAATTTCGGGGAGGGGGGCAAGAGTGGGCCAAACCTAGGATGTGGTTGGCGGGCAGTACTTCTGGTGGTATCTCAGCCGTCTCTCCCTCTGTGTCCTCTCTTTGAAATTCTCTTTTAGGATGATCACTTTTAAGATCTGCAAATGTGCATGCATATGCCTAGGACAAACTGCATAGCCTCTGTGCAAGAGAATAAACGGATGTAAATTTGATATTAGGAAAGGTAAGACAGAATATCCTGAGGCTAtggacaggggtgtagtcatcctggGTTGCAAGGGGTCGTAggccccttccttttttgggagcagggtcccagccaggtccttaAGTATGAGCCAATCATCGTGAAAGggaagcgtgttagccactgagaagactcttctctgtagctaacaCACAATCTCctgtttcatgcttattggcaccTGGGGATGTAATGGAATGTGGACTCAGAGACAACATGGAGAGAAAGGGAGGTGAGGGAAAGGGGGTGTGATTGTGGTATCTTGAAAGGACTCTGCcctgctgaatttgccactacactacaggcTGTAGGGAAACATTTTAACCTTCCTGGCCCTTCAGTTTCAGGAATCTTGTTTCTCCGTCATTCTGAAGGGTGACCTAGCAAGATGAAGTTGACTGAATTATAGCATCAGGGGTGCTTTTATCTTGAAAAGGCATGGTGGTAGTCTCTGAGCCAGCACAGAGTGCAAAACAGTTGCTGTGCACTAACTCAGTTTCTGAGTTTCAAATAGTGGCAAAGTTCTTCTTTTCACTTTAGACTCTTAACCAAGTCTCCTCTAAGTGAAGTCAAGCACATTTGGAGGCAATTCCTGACATGCAAAGTGCATCATGACAGTTCCCACAGCTATGAAAAATCCAGAGTCATGCCATCGGGTTTTTATATATCTTCCTTTTCTAACACACTGCTTAAAAACTCCACCTTAAAACACAGACATTCAAAGCAAACTACTAACAAAATCCCATAATTAAGTGAACAGGGCAtgactgcaattctgtgcatagttacctgggagtaagcaccatcaaACTCAGTGGTACTTCTTCCTCCTGCATAGGGTCAACTTGCAAAAGACATTTGGCTTTAACAAAAGATCCTCAGTCAGCTGAAATACAAGCTTGCACTTTTAATTAACAATGTaaacatcctttttttaaaaaaaaattacaacacaATCAATCACCTATTTCGCCCTCTTGTCTCCTGATGATATCATTAGCTGCTGAGCAACAGATGTCACAATACGCTTTGTCTGTTACCAGATCATAAGAAAGCCATTCATAAGTTCTCTTCCAAACATCTTGGTACTGTCGTCCTGGCTTTCTTTTCACATAAGAagactctccctcccccttagctAAATTTCCTACCAAAAAGAAATAGTGGAGATTCCCCCTGGCCCCAGATTCAGGTCACCACTGCATGATGTCACAGGTATACTTTCACCAGTGGAAGCGTCAACATCAGAATGGGCTGTCTGCTTTCTAATAACAAATCCATTCGTGGCAAATTGGTGAGAGTGGAGGACTGAACCCAattcaaaggggaaaaaatcaggaTTCTGCAGGAGGAGAGCCGCTATTGCAACCGCTCTAGACCCAAGTATATTTATCAGTCTTAAAAACTGCCCATTTAAGGCTATCTCCTGTTGGCTCAAGCTGGACAGCTGATCAAACTCACGGTCGCTGACAAAAACCCTTCTCTCATGCGCACTCTTTGAAACAGATTGGCATTGTTTCTTTTTTGTCGACATTGTCTAGATTGAATATTTTGTCTGAATTGCATATTAAAAATAGGAGAGGCTTAGCCATGTCAGTCCATGCTAGTTAtcagaagaaaaagacaaaaccAAAGTGTCTGTGGCACTTTAAGGAGTATTTATTAAGGAGCATTTATGAGGGCAGTGCTTACGTCCTCTGATGCATGAGCGAAGAATGTGACAAGGTAGATATACAGGCAACTTTCCGGCCTTTCAATTACAGAACTTAAAGTTGTTAAGCTCATGCCTTAATGAAAACAGTCATTAACAACAGTTGTTGCTTTTCATGGTGACTATGACACCCCAACTCCACCCAACTGTGAAAAAATGGTTATTGACCCTGTGTAAAATATGTTGAAGAGTTTGTTTATATGTAATATTATGGAGGCTCTTGAAAATGGTCGGGAAGCtccaactggtacagaatgctaaaagagttgcactggttaccagttgcttgccgggcccaattcaaggtgttggttttgacctttaaatccctacatggtttcagcccagtctatctgaaggagcgcctccagcatcatcagcgatgccgcccaacaagatcagcctca
Coding sequences within:
- the ONECUT3 gene encoding one cut domain family member 3; protein product: MELSLDGLGNLHQAGELLSPAGAHARQPPPPPPPPPPPPPPSAHRNLVSSHGRPAMVSSMASILDGAGDYRPEHSLGAPLHPAMSMACESPSGVSTYTTLTPLQHLPPISTVSEKFHHHPHHHHHHHHHHHPHQRLSGNVGGGFALMREERSLAASMGNLYGHYSKDMPSMGQPLSPLPNGLSLHNGQQSLAPYGPGAHLAGDKLLSPNGFDPHMLSRSEEHLARGLGAPGSGMMPTLNGMHPHGGHPHGGQGNGALLGERERQASSAPGSQAGGSGQVEEINTKEVAQRITAELKRYSIPQAIFAQRILCRSQGTLSDLLRNPKPWSKLKSGRETFRRMWKWLQEPEFQRMSALRLAACKRKEQEQQKDRNLQPKKQRLVFTDLQRRTLIAIFKENKRPSKEMQMTISQQLGLELNTVSNFFMNARRRCMNRWQEDPGTNPGVPSSSTSTFSKA